TTGTGGGGTCGAGCGGCTCCGTCAGGGGGAGGTCACAGAGCAGCGGGTCGATCCAcactctcagagagagagagagagagagaggggccacgCCCTCACGCCAAGCTCGGAGGCCTCGGGGAGGGCTTCTCCACGCCACAGCGGCCAGGAGGGTGTGTCGCACCGAGCCGCTAAATAAACGCTTCTCATGCCGTTTATTGCCCCTCGTTCACAGTCAAGGCGGGAAAAGGGCTAGCCGTATACAGCGGGGAAAGAGATAGTGGTACACAGCTCAAAGGTCAGGTGCCCTTCGTGTGaactcatcctcttcctcaatAACTTCCCGCCCTTTCCCTTTGGTGATATCGCCTCCTGCTCAGACAGTTGAGCTGGCGTGTGTCCTGAGGAGGTATGACACCAAACCTGCTCTTCTCCTGGGTCTGGGCCCagcacagctgctgctgttaaTTGCGCTGCTGTACGCAGTGGTGTTAATGGAGCTGGTGTACGCAGTGGTGTTGATGGAGCTGCTGTACGCAGTGGTGTTGATGGTGCTGGTGTATGCAGTGGTGTTGATGGTGCTGCTGTATGCAGTGGTGTTGATGGTGCTGGTGTATGCAGTGGTGTTAATGGCGCTGCTGTATGCAGTGGTGTTAATGGAGCTGCTGTACGCAGTGGTGTTGATGGTGCTGGTGTATGCAGTGGTGTTGATGGTGCTGCTGTATGCAGTGGTGTTGATGGTGCTGCTGTATGCAGTGGTATTGATGGTGCTGGTGTATGCAGTGGTGTTGATGGTGCTGCTGTATGCAGTGGTGTTGATGGTGCTGCTGTATGCAGTGGTGTTGATGGTGCTGCTGTATGCAGTGGTGTTGATGGTGCTGCTGTATGCAGTGGTGTTGATGGTGCTGCTGTATGCAGTAGTGTTGATGGCACTGCTGTTAAGCTGTAGCTGTTGTGGAAGTTCATATAGACCCTTTTCCTCTAGAGATCTATACATTTCCTGTGTCTGACATTGCTGGTGGTCAGTAAAAGAGGTACTATATTTAGCACCTTTGAGTTCACTGGAAATGGAGTTTGCGGGCGTGGTTGCATCAAGTTCACCAGAAATGTTGTTTGCCCTATAAACCCATTTTTATAGCTTTTATAGCCTGATATCAATCTGATGTGATAAAAGGTGATGTGATACGAacgcatctctctctccttccctccctccctcgttcatcttcccctcccctctcgtATCAGCCCGTTTTGGCCCCGGCCTCAGGTTCTGTCTGTGAGTGGGTCACGTTCGGTCTTTAAAACCAGGTCAGGGTTTCATCCCGGCTCGTGGTCACAGCTCTAGACCTGTGGGGTGTGAGCCCGGCTGAGCGGGTCGACCGCAGCAGGACCGTGTTCCCGTAGGCCAGGCCCTCTGTACCGTTCATGACCCTCTCTAAGCAGTGGTCACGTGACACCGGGAAAATGGAATCGAGTGTCCTTTGAAACCCAGGCCCTCTCAGCTGTCTAACTGCTCTGTGTGAGGTAAACAAGTGAGCTATGTTGGCTTAGAGGGTCAGAGTGTGTTATGGTTTCAGTTGCAGGGTCttaacccacaatccctcttgAGACCCAGGTGAAGGGGTGCTGGGAGCGATTAACAGTTTATTGTGTGGTTGGGGATTGAATAGAGAGCCTTCTGAGGATACAGAGATCATTGAACTGAAAAGCTGaaatggtgtgtctgtgtctgttcgtgtgtctgtgcatgtgtgtctgtgtctttgtctgtgtgttcatcagTGCGGCTGGCGGAGAGATATTTGACCACTGTGTCTCGGACGAGCCGTTGTCAGAGCGACAGATCACCCGTCTGATTCGGCAGATGCTGGAGGGAGTTCACCTGCTGCACCAGAGCAGTGTGGTGCACCTGGACTTGAAGGTCAGCTCACACGCgcatttacatacacactcatatacacacacacacacacacacacacacatatacacacacacacacacacacacacacacacacacgcacacatgcacaatctgTGCATATGGTATTCCTGAACACCCTTCTACACTGTCTCTGTACCGCCCTGCTTCTGAGATAAATTAGAAACGGTGGAGGGAAGTCCAGCCCTGACCGcctgtctctgcccctctcAGCCCCAGAACATCCTCCTCACCAGCCTGTGCCCTCTGGGGGACATTAAGCTGGTGGACTTCGGGCTGGCGCGCAGGCTGGGCACGATGGGCGAGCTGCGGGAGATCCTGGGAACGCCCGAATACGTGGGTAAGGACCCCCGCCTTCCCCCCGCGTCTCCCCCGGGAACGTGTGAAATTCCTCACTTCCCCTCCACGCTCCAAACTGCTTTCCTCAGCCCCTGAGAGCAGCTGTTCTCTGAGAGCGGGGCAGTCTCACTGCAGCCTGAGATAGCCGTGGGTAGcagtaatgttttattgttttattcttcatgCAAAACATCTTTGTTTTTATGTGGTTGTTCGTATAGAAGAACCTCACTGACCGCTATCATTGATTTACTGCATTTTAGCATTTAACAGACTTTCCGATTCGTTTCGCACACAATCCAAGGATTGCTAGATAGTTCTACCGAAGCACTTAGTTCCTTAGCAACCCTGGCTGGgaagcccagttccctaactgctacactacactgcagccctccacaGTCCTGTGTGTGAAATTAGCGGCTCTTTCTCAAGCCTGCTTTCCTCGCTTCCGTTCCAGTAAAGAGGAAGTGCCCTGCAAGACAGGAAGTAGCAGTGCCTTGCATAATCTGGCTTTTGGGTAATGCCTGTGCCTTTCTTCTAGCCCCTGAGATCCTGAACTATGAGCCAATCACCACTGCTACAGACCTATGGTGAGTCTCCCCCCAGTCCCCCCTCATGCCCCCATGCCAAGGTTTCTGCTGTGGAAGTGCAATTCAGTcacagttcagtttattttagCATTCTGGCCAATGGCAGTAAGCAAATGTGAATGTACATAAATGAGAGTGATGCATTTATTACTCAAATAATAGTATGATAAAATGTacccaataataataaaatgtgcatgtctgtgtttctgtgtgtgtatgtatatgtgtgtgtatgtatgtgtatgtatgtgtgtgtgtgtgtttctgtgtgtgtttctgtgtgtgtttctgtgtgtgtgtgtatgtgtgtatgtgtgtgtgtgtgtgtgtgtgtgtgtgtgtgtttctgtgtgtgtatgtgtgtgtatgtgtatgtgtctgtgtgtgtgtgtgtgtgtgtgtgtgtgtatgtatatgtgtgtgtgtgtgtgtttctgtgtgtgtgtgtgtgtgtgtgtgtttctgtgtgtgtgtgtgtgtgtgtgtgtatatgtgtgtatatgtgtgtgtatgtgtgtgtgtgtgtgtgtgtgtgtgtgtttctgtgtgtgtatgtgtgtgtgtgtgtgtgtgtgtgtgtgtgtcactacAGGAGCGTTGGAGTAATCGCGTACATGCTGGTGGTGGGGGAGTCTCCTTTCCTCGGGGAGGACAAGCAGGAGACCTTCCTGAACGTGTCCCAGGTCAGCGTGGACTACTGCAAGGAGGCCTTCTCCCAGGTGTCCGAGCTGGCCGTCGACTTCATCCGCCAGCTGCTCGTCAAGTCGCCCGAGTGAGTGGCCCCTTCCCTGCACgtctccagctctctctgcgTCCCGGTGGGGTCCCGGGGGGTCCCGAGGGGTCCCTGGGGGGTCTCAAGACATCCTGGGGGGGTTCTGGGGGGGCTCTCTGTACCCGCAGTGAACCAAGTCTCACATCGTGCCACCCAGCTGCGAGTCTGTGCGAGCGTACAAGTTTGTGAAAGACGTCGGCCCAAAAAACCGCACAGGCTGAAACAGGCCTGTCTACCGCCAGACCCCGGCGGGTTTATGCAAGCGCaggctgaaaacacaccttttcaacctGTACCTTATTCCCTCCCCCAATATCCCTCTTCTATACCctctatatataaaaaaacaaacctgcacttactactactattgtttttgtttatgactGCTGCGCACAGGTGTTTTGTTTCGTTGAGGAACTACGCGCtcgtaagtctctttggattaaaagtctctaaatgactgaaatgtgaatgtaagCTCTCCGCGCAGTTGTTGTTGCcgcgtgagagtgtgagtgacacGCCCAGATTCCCTCTCATTGAGCTCACCGTGCTGCTGGATCACTGTTTATTTGCCTGCGGGGCAGCCCGTATCCAGGGAGACTTGACACAGCTCATAATTTCACACATTGTGTTCTTTCACACAGCCCGGTTGCGTGCGAGTCTCGCTCCAGACAAGCCCGCGTTCGATCGGGTGTCGAACCCGCGGCCGCTGGTTCTCCAAACCGAGTTCCTCCTGTGGCGGGCGACACGTGCCGTTACGTCAAATCATTTCCGCTGGTTACAGTGTGGTACAGGGTACAAAATATCAGCTTTTTTGGTCTTGGTTTTCATTAAGGATACTAGTTTTCTTCTTGCGTTTTTATGAAATATCTTCTGCAGTTGTCAGTGTTCAGAGTCCCTGATAACAGCACAGTGAATGTTTATCAGCATGGATGAGTCACTGTGTACAGACAGATGTAGTTTGCAGTTTGCTCAGATCGTTGGCGCGCGCAGAGCTAATCGCAATAGTGCTAATCGCGATTACGCACGCTTATCACGATAGCGGTGGTTAAACCTCTAGAATTGATGTCAGCGGACGCATTTCAGCGGGACGTAATTGCACACAGAAATGCCTTTTCTGAAATGCCTTAATCCCATGGCTTAATTACATGATGGACCCTGGATTCACCTGCAATCCCTGTTGCATTATGCCGCAGCTGATTTCATTGTGATATTTCAGCAACATCCTCTTGGTATACGTGTTAATTGTTAAGGgtttacagttacagtttttCAATAAACCTACTGAAAGCGTGGGTAATCAGTAAACAAGGCTTTTTAGGGTTTACTGGTTGATGATTGTCATCCCCATGAGTTCAAAGGTCAGCTGTGCGAAGTGGATCAAATGTTTTTGCTCAGAATTCCAGATTCCTGTGTGTCAGAGCCAGTCGtcacctcagccaatcagcagatTTGAACAGGTGTCACTTTCCTTTTCAAGGGGACATTCTGTACTCAGAATTCCACAGTGCTAAGCACGCGTTAAATCATTCTTCATGTGTAAGCTCTGAAACACAAATGCCTTTTATGCTCATGATCTTCTAACCCTTTCACGTTGTATTTGTCTCTCCATCGAGCATTTTGTGGCTCTGGATGACTGATGCTTTATATGGGGTGTTTGCGCTACAAAGCATTAAATTACCTTATATTACAGCTATTTAGctcattttaatccaaagtgacttacagttgattagacaaagtaGTGAGAcgaacagctgcatggatctcattgtggctacaccgggacttgaaccaccgaccttccgcatcccagtcatgtaccttagcgactaggcaacaggctgtggggtggggtgggtttaGTACCGTTTGAAGCGCTGACTGTGTCCGTTCTGACCCACACAGGGACAGACCGAGCGCGGCAGAGTGCATGACTCACCCCtggctgtggggtggggtgggtttaGTACCGTTTGAAGCGCTGACTGTGTCCGTTCTGACCCACACAGGGACCGACCGACCGCGGCAGAGTGCATGACTCACCCCtggctgtggggtggggtggggtgggtttaGTACCGTTTGAAGCACTGACTGTGTCCGTTCTGACCCACACAGGGACCGACCGACCGCGGCAGAGTGCATGACTCACCCCTGGCTGTGGCAGCTGGGCCCGGACAGCGACCCTCCCACCCCCCGGACCCCGCGGGAGAGGAGCGTGGGGAAGTGGGCTCTCCCGCCGGAGAACTGCGAGGACAAGGAGAACTTCCTGGACTCCCCGTACGGGAAGAGGGTGCgtctggaggaggggggcggccCCGCCCTGTGAGGCTCCGCCCTGCGACGCCCCTCCGCACCCCTCCCACAGACTGTATATATCAAGTATTGCAAGggatgctgaaaaaaaaaaaaaaaaaaaaaaaagtcctgtgcctcgtctgtatgtctgtctgtccgccCGTCCGCCCGTCTGCCCGTCCAGGTGGGGTTCTGCCTGTGTCGCTTGACAGCACTTCTACTTTTGCCCGTCTCTGAAGGTTGTTTCAGCTAAACCAAAGATTAACAGTGTTGTCATGGAGACCTCGctgctcattattattattattattataattattattatcatcatcatcatcatcatcatcatatcaAACGGGATCTTTTTCTGCTATAAACTTCACgtttattttgtgtatgtatgaattatTTGTAGGTTCAGCGTAAgaatatttttgattttgtcATTTATCATGCTGGTATTcggtcttgtctttctttttaatgtggATTGAATTTTATCTCTGTTATGGAAATGGAGGAAAGAGCAGCTGGTGATCTGGCTGCCCAAGTGTCCACTGCTCGGTCCTGGCAGGGTGGGGCCCCTCCCTCTGAGGTCTCATAACCCTGCCCGTTTTGAGTCTGGCCCAATCGCGGTTTGCAGAAGTGATCGATGAGTGCTACTGGTTAGCAGCGTGCATGTTTCCTGCACAGGCGCTTGGGCTAACGCACTTCCTTCTTtgttccttcctccctctctctctctcgctctcgctctcactctctctctctgacaaaaTGCTGAGTCAAAGCTGAGTGTTTGTATTTATTCCCCATATCCCCTCCCCCTGTCCAATGACCCGGCTCCTcgcaaaggtcaaaggtcacagggaCGAGCTAATTGAGACCCCCTGTAGGAGATGagattgtttttattaaattactttAGTCCAGTGTTCTCAGCCACCTCTTCACCATTCCCATTAGGAAGAGCTATGCATCCATGTTATACATGTCTGATTACATCCTTTTTAagtgtttgtattttaaaagtGCATTAATCGtgtatgtttttaataataatgataatattcatGTGTTTTAAATGGATGTGTGCCATACATGTTCTTTAAATCAGGCCAGTATCTGACCGTTACTCTGCGCGGTCTgaccagagcagtgtggggtggATGGGCAGAGTGCTACGTTTGACCAGCAAGATTTCTCACACGGTCGAGCGCTCAGGGTGACCTCACGGTGACCTGACCCGTATTAATGTCACAGCCACCTGTTGGGTCCTATTGGCCGTTGAGGTCAATACTCTGATGGGAGTGGCTGTTCTTCAAGCCCCCCCACCACTGCCCACTCCAGCTTTCCAGCAAGAGATGCCCAGGCACAAGGGCGATTTATCATTCCAAGATGGCGCCCGGGAACAGAAGGTGAGAGGTCCTTCCGCCATCATTAAGATTCCGCCCGTCCCATGTCCGGGAACTCATTGTAGCCGGCTGCCCGTGTCCAGAACCCGTTTGGGCTGCACGCTGGTTTTAATGTTCGTATGCCAGTGGAAGTGTATCGGATCACTGGCCTTCAGAGTGCGGGTCATTGTGTCGTGAGCAAAGCGATTTGCCGGTCCCATTTTTCTAGAGAACGTgcatagtaaatggtaaatggctggcactttatccaaagtgcGCAGGGTTCCAGCCAGTCTGGCAGGGAGAGTGGTGGGGTCTGTGCGATTGAAAACCCTGCCGCCTGAACGACTCCACCACCTCACTGTAGGCTATCGGGCAACGCCTCACAGGAATCGACCGATGTCAGCTTTAACAAgttctcctctcccccacccaaAAGATGTCACGAGGGTGAAACGAGAGGGACCGTTCTGCAAGTATACACAGCTTCTAACTCCGACTCGAACCCGGACGTCAAATTTAGGAAAGCTTTGCGCTGGTGTGCGCCAGCTCCACCCTGATTCTGTGAGCCTGACTAAGTGCCCAGAACACCGCTCCTTTCAAGTGTTCCTCTTTGTGTGCGTTCAGCAGCACAAGACCAAACTCGTTTCGTTCCCCCGCTTCTCATCAGCGTAATCACCGCAGAACCACCCTCCTTACGAACGCCAGCGAACACGACCAAGCGCGCTCTTCGAGAAAGCAAGGCGTTCCGGGCTGTTTCGCGGCTCGTGCACCACGCCCAACGTACAgaagtttgtttttgtctttgctaCACGGCGGCTTTGCAAAAGTTCCTCTTGCAACCGCTGTCGCTAATTTTCAGGCACTTTAGACGAAACTTTCACTGAGCTTATATTAAGCTTTTGCCGATGCCCCCTTCTCCAGTGAACAACACTAGTCTAAGGGCGGACATTCTGCTATGGAAAAGACTGGGAAAGCAAAATCTCAGTCTTCGCGTGCTGTTCTGGTTGGGATCTTGACGATGGTCCGCATTTTGCTGCTCTTGCAGTAGAGAGCCTTCACGTGATTGGAGGGTGCAGTGAGCGCAGGGGTTTGATAGGTGGAGCTGACTGAAGAAAAGTGGGAGTGGTCTTCCTCTGTGCTTGTCCCTCACTCCTCCAATGAGGTGaatttttgtttaataaataaataaataaataaataaatagacgtGCACATTCCAATCTCAATCCTGGCCTCAGGTGAACCCAGCTTACACTTGCTACACGAGCAGCCACTGCTGTAAGCCTGTATGtctgtactgtacgtgtgtgattAATACAAACTGCTCTTTCGTAAATGCTGTACCAGTGTTTGCCAGTCCAGCCAGCTTGAGAGCCATTTTCTAACCAGCGGTAACTCCTCGTCACCAACCCTAGACTAACCGTGCCCCACAAGTTTTTTTGCGTCCCTAATTGCCGCCAAGCCACCAGAATGTGGGTGCATGTGGAACTCAAGTGTTAGGGTTCGGTGAAACCAACAACAAAAGCGCAGAATGCCAGCGGGACAACCAGTTCTTCTGTCTGGTGGCGTGGTTCTTGCCTGGCCAATGGCTGCACGGGGTTTAGTCTCCAAATAAAGTCTTCTGGTTTTGATCCGTTTTTCAGGTTTTTGAGAATAGCCCCAGGTGTTTGTGGTGCCTCTTTTGGGAAAGCTGACTGGCTGTCACAGTGCACACACTTCGTgagcaggacagacagcagggaAGATGTCAGCCCCCTCCTGGTTTGGTGGGTGGTTGGTCGGGGACTGGGGCAATGCCGTCGGTGAATTCAGAAGATGCTCCCCGGAGAAAAAGGAGAGTGAATGTGGTTTATATGAAAGACGGGCGGAGGAGCGATGACGTAGCGGAGAGGAGTATGGGGCCTGGAACGAGGCCCGTGGGCAAAGGGCAGGATGGACGCGGGAACGTTGAGCAGCGGGTTCTGAAGAGGAGGTTCTGTAAGTGTGAGCGGACTGGAGCCGTGGCAGGAGGGGGCTGAGCGAtcggaggggtgagggggacaGATGTGTCAGGAGACCGGGAGTACACATCCCTCCTCTGAATTGTCCTCTTTGTTTGTGAGATGAGAGGACACATGGGTTTTGTTGGCGGCTCGGTGTTTCTCCGATATGTCACTGGCTGGCACCCACAAACGGCAGCCATGGGAGCATAACGCGGGGTCCTAAAGGGGAAGCTACTGCGGTACTGTGGGGTGGGTGTTCATGGGTATTGGAAGAGGCAGTAGCACTGAGGCTCTACTGCCTGTGTGGTGAACCAGGGAACAGACTGTTTTAACGGACTGCTTATCTTTGTCAAGTATCAGTTGAGCTGCTGTCATTTAGACAAAAGTGGAACAGGCTGTAGAACTAGAATGTTTGAATTGACTGGAACAGGCTGGAgaactggaatgttttgagttGACTGGAACAGGCTGTAGAACTGGAATGTTTGTGAGTTGACAGTGGAACTGGCCATATAACTGGGACGTTTGTGATGTAAGAATGCAACGGCATAGAGCTGGAGTGTTTATATGTTAACACTGGAACCGGCCATAGAAGTGGAATTTGTTTGTGAGGTAACAATGATATAGGCCATAGAGCTGAATGTGTGCGAGTGAGGTCACAGTGGAAGAACTGGTATGTTTGTGAGGTAGCAAAGGAACTGGCCGTAGATATGGAATGTCTATCCATGGTAACAGTGGAACAGGAATGTTTGTCTGGTAACCATATAATAGGCTGTATAGCTTGAATGTTTGTCTGTCAGGTAATGGCAGTCGAGTACATAGAGCTGGAACTTTTGTCTCGGAGATAATGGGCAACTGTGGAACAGGGTGTAGAGTGTATTTGTTACAACGGTAGAAGGTATCTGAATTCCCCCATGACTTCATACTTCCTGCTCTCACTGGCTGCAAGGCTGGAGAACACTGGTACACACATTCTGTAAATTAGGAACCAAGAAAATAATGTTgggaagaaatatatatttattttgtattttatagtttttttaaaagatggtTTTTATATGCCTGATTTATAAGATTGATAGTTTTAGCTGGGTCTGAATATACTTACATCAAAAGAAAAATTCTTAATGT
This region of Conger conger chromosome 17, fConCon1.1, whole genome shotgun sequence genomic DNA includes:
- the stk17b gene encoding serine/threonine-protein kinase 17B — protein: MMSRRRLDSRSCPPGLFGEIQTPIRTEPLDSLFEMTSELGRGKFAVVKKCVEKATGKEFAAKFLRKRRRGRDCRAEIVHEMAVLEAARNNPRVVNLHAAFETDHDIVLLLEYAAGGEIFDHCVSDEPLSERQITRLIRQMLEGVHLLHQSSVVHLDLKPQNILLTSLCPLGDIKLVDFGLARRLGTMGELREILGTPEYVAPEILNYEPITTATDLWSVGVIAYMLVVGESPFLGEDKQETFLNVSQVSVDYCKEAFSQVSELAVDFIRQLLVKSPEDRPTAAECMTHPWLWQLGPDSDPPTPRTPRERSVGKWALPPENCEDKENFLDSPYGKRVRLEEGGGPAL